Part of the Vigna unguiculata cultivar IT97K-499-35 chromosome 3, ASM411807v1, whole genome shotgun sequence genome, CAACATCTTTTAACTGCAACACTGTTTTGTCTTGGAGCCAAAAAGGTGTCATTCATTGTAACCGATAGAGCGGCTTTATATGTGATTATCGTGTCTCACTAGGCGCTGCTTTCTTGCACGTTAATGTTATCGTATTTCTTTGTCAGATGCTACAGCTTTCGTTCCGATTATACATTCAGTGCACTGTAGGTACAGAAATAAAACCTTGTATTTTCTTGACGAGTTGTTTTCACcttccaataatttttttctcttcccaTTTGCGAGTACCACAGAGCTGAAGAAAACAAATACTTCGGACAGGTTATCATTTATGACTGATGAGCAAAGAATAGGAACATAGTATGGTTATTAATATGCTGTAGAAGTTTTAGTATTAGGCTATTGCCACTTTCTTTGGCACTACTTTTTCTAATAACCTCATTGTCATTTTGTGGAAATGGGTTAATGAGATTTACATAAATTTTCACTTAACAATAAAGCATCAAAAGAAGTATGAAAGTACTCTCGCTGGTCTGACGGTGATGGTAATTCAACACACTCTCGATTTAGTTGGATGCTTTTAAGAGACTCCTAACACCACATCACTTATCTCTGTATCCCTATCGTTATCTCTTGCAAGTTATAATTGCAAAATGAGTCAATTCAATATTTAAGGTGTCGCCTTCATTGTACTAACAAATAATTGCACAGTTGTGGTTTGATTAAAATTCAACTCCTTTTATAGAGTAGAGTAGAGATCGCAATGAGACGCGTAGAGGTTGTTTGATTATATTTGTcccattttataaataaaaacttatacttatcgttattattattatcaaataatgtATATTTCTGATGTGTATctgtcttaatttttattaaataatttaaaaataaatgaaaattgaaacaaataaaatataatattatgaaaattttaattttgaaaaagatataaacttttttctcataaataataaataacaattaaaaaattgtatttaggtacattttaaaataaagtatcaGATTAACTaaagtatttaataattaaaaatgatgaccaGTGTAAAAATTCAAGGATTATATAAACACGTTCCATCCGAATATTTTAGTTAACATTGGGATTTCCATTAATTCTCGATACCAATGAATATGGATTTACTTATCAGAAGACAAAGAAGGGAAAGGAAAATACTATAGGTTGCTTGATGTTGGGGAGAAGGGAGGAGCAAAATGTTAGAAGCAAATCTACTATTTCACATCCTTATTTTCAGTGAAATTACTTATCTTTCTAACCATGTCCTATGTGTCTCATTTATTTCTACTCCAACAAACAACtacacatttaattttatttcttactcctttttttcaacttatttcttcaTTGTTTTCTCCGAATTAAGCACACCTAAGTGATCTCACCCTTTTTCCTTATGTTATGTATATTGTATATGCACAACACAAGGTAGTCCTGGTTTCATGTATATTCTATTTGGTATCAGACTATCAGTCCTTTCGATCCAGCTTCATCATTGTTAACCAAGAGGATGCGCTACAAAATTTTCTACATATGATTAACAGTTCAAATGTTTTATTGCATGgcttttattttgaataaaagtaTAGGAAGTCAAATGAAAAACCGTAATTCAGcctgaaaatatattaaaccaTGTAGAATGACACGTTCTATGGCTTGCatctcaaatatattaaataaaaaaaatgggattTTCCAAAAAGCTCACCAAATATGGTGGGAGTCATTTAGTTAACATCAAGGGCCTGCACAAATGAAACATGCGCTGAAGATCTATAGCACAAAGAACTTAGCTGAATAACCATTAGTACAGTTAAGAGAATTCAGCCATTTCCTTGCTGATCTAGTCATTGACGAATCATGAGGAGTGGAGAACTTCCTTCTTCAACGTTGGCACTTCAATTCGTCAGCCATTTGCTTTGCAGATGCCAGTTCTGAGTACATGTTAAATCACTCAGCTGTAGCAGGAACATGTGCGAAGAATCACAATTAGTTCTTTTGTCAATTACAACCTAACTCTCACATGCAGAATACAAACAAGTTGAGAAAATGCACACGTAAGCagtgatatttaaaaatagaaagacaAAAGCGGCATCACTGTTTGGTGAAACTCTTGTTCACCGTTCTTTGTGAATGTGAGCTACCAACCATTTTCACAACCTATAGGCAATCATTAGTCCACTTTCGCAGCCAGAGCCTTGTGACGATCGATAAGTATTTCGTTCATTTGTGCAATCTGGTTCAATAGTTGGGCAATTTTCTGTAAACAGAAGTAACCAGCAATTACAAACGAAGGCCAAAACAAATGAGTACTAGCTAGCATAGTAGTAAAAAGTGTACATATTCAAGAGAATGAATACAAAGAAATGAGAGAAAACATAAATGCATTTGCATAGAAAATCAGTCATTCATGCGCACATACACATCCAATTTTTGGGTAAACAAGGTGAGGTCATTCTTAATTGTAAATTTCCTCCACTCCATTTGCTATATGACTCCTGAACCTTTCTTATCTTGTCACTGTAAAAATTGTTCTGACCTTAAATTTCTTAACCTTAGGTTCACTTCAATCCAAATATTGTTCGTTTTAACTCCCATGGGATGTCATAGTTCTATTCATTAAAAGGAAGATAAAGGTGTTCACAAATTTCTCTTTTAACCTTGATTCCTAACCAATTTGAGGCTTTTTAGTGAATGAAACAAAGCAATCACACGATTAATACAACATTATCACATGCCACACAACAAACAGGTTGTTGTCTCTTTCCGTTTTTATAGGCTTAACTATCCTATGGTTAACTAGTACACCCAGAAAAGCTAACATGAGCTAAAACCCATAAAAATGGgaaattttatgaaagaaaagaaaaataccgAACCTGTTCTTTTTGCTTGACGATGGAGATGAGACGAGCTTCATTGGGTGTGAGGGTTCTCTTCTTCTTCGCGGCGGTGATGATCCAGCAGAACATTAAGAGCGCCGCAGCGGGAACCCCAATTGACCAAATTGCCCCTTTGTTCCTGAAAGAGGAAAGCTTGGAACGAAAGATCTGGAGGGCGATAGTGGTCCAGCCGCGAATCCGAGAATGGAAGGGTGAGGGAGAAGGAGGTGATTGGGGGGTGTGGTGGTCTGAATGTGGTGAGAGAATTTGGAGGTTTTCGTGGTGAATTGGGGGAAATACCAAATCGTCTTTGTTATCGTGGATTGACCAATCATTTGGATTTGGAAGTGGTGGAAGTTGAGGATCCACATTCCCCATGCTTCTTCATTCAACTCAGGAATcacaattgttttttttcttctttttcttactttctcattttctttaattCATTTCATAAGCTCTCCATTGCACTCCACTGTCAGCTTCTTCGCAAAATTTTGAATGTAAACAAACACACacaattattctttattttttcgcATGTTTAATGCCgcaaattttgtttataataaattgGTGATATTTGATAATTCAATCATAATAatgcaatttaaataaataaggatTCAAGGTTGTATCAAATTAATGATAAAGATAGTTTAATCcacttttttttatccacttttaactcactttttcaatcactattaaataatttattttgatttttttaaatgatgtgATGTAATTaatctaatggtgattaaagtgatgggttaaaagtggataaagtatcattgtctttaaaaaaattctctttCTGAAACCTATGTCGTTTATTACGATACAAATgtaatgaaaaagataaaaaaaacctgagttataatatatatatatatatatatatatatatatataattaaatatggttccaaatttgaataaattgatttaaacaaatattaaaaatttagtttttatttattcatctaGATCAATACATTCATCTGATAATACAAGACATGCATATAcgtctattttaaaaataatataatataatatatatatatatatatatatattaaaaaatataaatttttttttaaaattatgataagtATATGATCATTAAtgtatgaatataaattaaaattatatatattaaaagttgtcaaaataaaaaattatatcattattaatttataaattaaatattttattaatatttattaaaatattttataatatcaaaCACAAGTGAACCAAATCGAAGAATTgatatatcatatataattcaatcaatttatattataatactaaaaataacaaaaaatagaatgGTCATATTAATCATtcaatgtaataataatatattaatgtgaAGATAGATAATTTGTTTGAGCGGTAGTGATATTTTGACGTAATAACTtaaaatacacaaacataaaaacttaacataataatattttttttttaaattaagatcctaatatgtattattatttattgatgcAGATTGTtgagttaatatattttttagaaaaattatcttttgactAAGTTTTTACGATGTTTGACATGATAACACTTTAACActttagatgaaaaaaatgtttagtgTCATTTGAAAAGAGAGGAGAAATGTTTTGtataacttaaaaaagaaaactttgtaaaattttgtcaattttttttttttatcaaagtatCATAGTCATATTTTATAAGGggtaaaaaagtattatataaaaaagtattatattccttttgttattttgtttgggTCGGAAAAATGGAAATACATCTTCCTACCAAGTTTGAAGTCAAATGTCAAACTACCATGCCTCTGGAAGAATATTACAAACCCAGTAATTAACAGTGTCAAATTACAATGttcttttaagatatttttaaattttgtaaaaattgtaaaatgcatattatattatatgattatatataataacacaattaattttttatttctcaacttTGTAGAAATGTTGACGTTGTTGAGGACTACTCCCTCTCATACTCAAAATGAGAAATTTATGCAGATTTAAATATaagcaaattttaattttctaaacttTATCTAATGTTACTATTTGAAAAATacatctatttttaaatttaaacattgtTATCAATAAACATAACTTCaagaaaatttagaaaagtAATAATACTACTagtataaaaatagataattttgttTACGGTTGAGTGCAAAGGTATTGCCAAATACAACAATGACTACATATTACGACTCATGCATCAAGTGTCCAATAATTACCTAAATGGACCGCGAAAGCCCAAGATCCCAAGAGGTGTGAGCCCAATTTAGGAAATTTAGAGTCTTTCAACACGGAATCATTCTTAAAACGAGTGACGGTAAATCAATTTGTGATTAGGATGACAAAGCAAACTAGGCCAtagatcaaatttttatttttgaatataaaatataatttgtaagttaaaaatacttatttatcataaatttgaatcataatataattatatatttaaaaatatgattttactataaattttaatcacacaaaataaatattcatgttGTGGAATGTCAATCTAAATGGTAGTATTTCTTAAGAGCAATTATCTCTTGATCATCATgcgaaaacattattttttgtttgtaaacAGATTCCAATTTGGATGTTACTCGGTTTGTATTTGCTGATTGATGAAATCTGAAAGTATTTTAGGAGAAACGTCCATGGTTAAGTCCAACGTTCTACGGATTCTAACAACCTTTCTAACATGCAACcaaaccttcttcttcttcctctcttctgTTTCTGCAACTGTTGCATGCACCCTCTCCATACATAAAACCATCTTCAATGTCTTcctcctttttcatgttttatctCCACCCCTTCCATCACCCTCACTGTCCAACCTTAGCAATGGGTGTAGAGAACAAAGGAACGAGATTGAAACCTACGTTTATATTATTCCTTGTCATTCTTCACCTTTTCCTTTCCACCCTCACCAAATGTTCTTTCACACCCCATGTTAACTATCTCCTTGATTGTGGCTCCTCCCACCCCACTCAGCTCACAGATGGAAGAACCTTCAAATCTGATCGTGAAACCATTTCTCTCCTAGCCACAGATGAAGATGTGCAAATATCACTTCACTCAAATATCTCCCCTTTCGTTCCTTCTTCATTTCTTCCTTTGTATCAAACTGCAAGGGTTTTCCAAGAGGAACCCACCTACTCCTTTTACATATCAAAAACTGGTAGACTTTGGGTTCGTCTTTACTTCTTCCCTCTCTCTAACCCTTCGTATAACCTAACAAGTGCTGTTTTCTCTGTCCAAACTACTCACCATGTGCTCCTGCATGAGTTCTCTGCCAGGAACAATGACTCACCTGTTTTCAAGGAATACCTTGTTAATATTTCTGATAATAGTTTTTCCCTCAAATTCAAGCCCAAGAAAAACTCCTTTGCGTTCATCAATGCAATTGAGGTTGTCTCAGCCCCTGACACTCTTATCTCGGATTCAGCAACTGCACTTTCCCCACTTGATAAATTCAAAGGCTTGTTCAATTCTGCTCTTGAAGTATCCTACAGAATAAATGTTGGTGGTCCCACCATAACTCCTGACGACGACACTTTGGCAAGAACATGGGAAACAGATGGTTCATACAACATCTTCCCACAGGGTTCTGAGACTATTTCTGTCTCCAAACAAGGCATAAAGTATCCTCATACTAGGGTTACACCTTTGATTGCTCCCAACTTGGTTTATGCAAGTGCTGTACACGTGAAGAACGCTACAGCCACACGACCGAATTTCAATCTCAGTTGGATGGTGAGTGTGGATAGGAGCAACTCTTATTTGATAAGAATGCATTTATGTGACATTATTTTGAGCAAGAGTCTTAATCATTTATACTTGAATGTGTACATCAACGGGATTGAGGGTGTGTCAGTTTTGAATCTATCATCGCAAACCAAAGCTCTAGCCACTGCTTTTTACCAGGACTTTGTGTTAAATAAACGAGATATCACAAACGGTTCCATTTTGGTTCAGGTGGGACCGACCCATCTTCCACAAGGCACGACCGATGCAATTCTGAATGGATTTGAGGTGATGAAGATTAGCAACATCGCAGACAGCTTGGATGGTTTATACTCTGTTGATGGGAAATACAAAGGGCCATGTTCAACATCCAtggaaataaaaattttggCTTATGTTGGACTTGCATTGGCTGTGACAACAATAATGTTGCTAGTAATAACTTGCATAAGGTGGAAAAAGAGGCCGCAAGGTGTACTCCTTCCTATCCATTCCCCTATATCGTGTTCAAGAAAAAGCAGTTGTGGAGGGTCAACAACATCCAGTTCCCGCAAGAGCAATAAACATGGTCATCGTGTCACCCCACAAGGGCCTAAAAGGTTCTTCCCCTTCGGTGAAATGCAACAAGCCACTAATAATTTCGACGAGAATAAAGTAATTGGTGTTGGAGGCTTCGGGAAAGTGTATCTTGGAACGTTGAAAGATGGGACAAAGGTGGCCATAAGACGAGGAAGTGGTAATTCAGAACAAGGCATCAATGAATTCAGAACAGAATTGGAAATGTTGTCAAAGCTACGCCATCGCCACCTTGTTTCATTGATAGGTTTCTGTGATGAAAACTCAGAGATGGTTCTTGTGTATATGAGTACATGGCTAATGGCCCTTTTCGTTCTCACATCTATGGCTTCGACCTCCCTTATTTGTCATGGCAAAAGAGGCTTGAAATATGCATTGGTGCAGCTCGTGGGTTGTACTACCTCCACACCGGCGCAGCTCAAAGCATCACACACCGTGATGTGAAGACAACAAACATACTCTTAGATGAGAATTACATTGCCAAGGTTTCTGACTTTGGTTTGTCAAAAGTTGTCCCAGATGAAGCTCAAGTTAGCACAGCCGTGAAGGGTAGTTTTGGGTACCTTGATCCCGAGTACTATAGGAGTCAACAACTAACTCAGAAATCTGATATATACTCTTTTGGGGTAGTCGTATTTGAGGTATTATGTGCTAGGCCAGTTATTTGCCTAACACATCCAGCAGAAGAGATTAACTTGGCTGAATGGGCAAAGAAACAACATAGAAGAGGAGTGGTCAATGAAATAATTGATCCACGTATTGTTGTTACTATCAATCCTCAATCGCTTAGTGTTTTTGTGGAAATTGCTGAGAGATGTTTAGCAGATCGTGGTGTTGATAGGCCTAGCATGGGGGATGTGTTGTGGCATTTGGAATACGCGTTGCGCCTACAAGAAGCTGCCTCACGAATTGATCAAGTTGAAGATAAAGACGCAAGTATAGACACAAACGAGGATAATTCTGTTTCGTTTTCTGAGATAGACAACTTAGAGGAGAGGTAGAGTTAGATACCTAGGAAATAAAAAGAGGATCAAATCCAAAGTGACTACTATGGTCATGCAAAATAATGCAGGCCCCAATTGGATTTAGAGTCGGGAATTTTAGTTTCACTATAAGAGCCTACTCTTTTATTTTCTACCTACTTTCTTGATTGATCGTGGTGCAAAAAAAtatcaagaatatgaaaaattttgTATCTCCAttgtatttacaaaataaatacaacccTAACCCTAGCCAACTTCCCATCATTTAATCCCTACGATCTCCGGTTATATACtagttattttattcattttttaacctGATATAGGATTTCAGACTCAATGAGTCATAATGATGTTTTCCTCATAAAGTTTttgggttatttttatttacatattaatcTTCTTATTTCCTGAGCAACTAATTGTCttactcatttttaattgatatgGAACTTCGTACCAACATTGTTTATGAGGTCTCTCTACTTGTATATACTAGTCATCTTACTCGATTTTACCTATGTGAAACTTAATACAAACTTTGAATATGCTTAAATGTTATTCATCTTACTCATTTTTAACTTAAACCCTAGTACTACCCCCTTCTACTTATATATTTATCGTACTAATTTTTAGTACGAACAACACAAAAGACTACAATATGCAATGGAAGATATTGACATCTTAATTATTACACAACAACTTGATACAAAGGTTATCAAATTTTACATATAGTATAGGAGAAATTGTTacatatatttcataatatctagttttatttaactattcacataaaacataattgatattattatacttttttataaattagaaaaaacaatcgtctaaatttatgtttaagatTAAGAAGATTATTGTATTAAGCTatgtaattttcataaattacttttcaaaataatcaaattaatgactacactgatttttttttaattgaaattaagctaattaaaatataatttgtcatTTTTAATAGTTGTAAGATTAAGTGTGATACAAATCATcgttttcaaattgaaattatttcaattacaaataaataataatttataatactaTTATCCAATCTTACATAAATTATGATATCAacttgtattatatataattaattctattaCCACTAAAAGGCAACTTATATTGTCATTAAAGTAACTCATATCACAgtaaatttaattactattaaaatcgtatcataattaatttaattccaGCTAAACCGTGAACTTTTTAAGAAAGTAAGTTGTATATAATTAAGtacacaacaaaaataagtttttgatAAACTAAacttttaccaaaaaaaaaaaaaactaacataaTGAAACATGCTTATGTTGTGAAGCTGTGACACAATATACCATATAAATGTGCTTTTAGAGTAATGCCCTTTCATATAGTTGAAACACACTTcggataatttaaaaaaaaaaatgagaaaaatggagataatcttagaaaaaaaaaacatggagTGAAAATAGCAAAGCCCTAAAGACCCATGAGGCCATAGGAGAGAACACTATTTCGTTTTGCAGGTGGAATATTTGCACTTAAAACTGTTTAACATATTTCGATGTTAAGACTTATTTCATTTTGCATCCAACATATTTTGTTGCTActtttaataaacattttacATTTCcaaaaaatctattaaaaaataattgaggaaTGAGCTTTacatcttaaaaagaaaatcacgTTTTTCCGTAAGTATTACAAAGAAACATTTAATTGAgagatattttgaaaaagtagggGTGTCGAAGTGAGCTAATCCAACTCACACGGATTGGTTCACCGCGAGTTGAGTTAAAAATGAGTGAGTCAATTCGGTTCACTTTATGGTGAGTCAGAAATTTTACAATCGAGCTTAACCTACTATAGGTTGGTGAATTAAGTGAGTTGACTCATTAacctatattaaaataaaaaaatatttctgtaatcatttttaaatatttaaatttataggaTGGAAACAATTGTCTTTTTTTGCATATTGAAATTTGTAGAGAAATAcctataaatacaataaaatcaaGGTTTCTTTTTCTGgttcaaagataaaaaacagatttttctaaaaataagtgGATTACGAAATAATTAAACACAATCCATCTCAAACCTGTATAAGCCGTGAGTTAagttaaggttaaaatacttcattCGTCCATGTTTtggttgaaaaatctcaaataggtcctaagattttttttagtctcaattaggtccatatttttgaaaatgtgtaacaattaggcccattccgttagtatagagttaacagtgttaaggatatgccacgtgtcagcttctcatttttttgaattttttatttttttttcaatttttttttcaatttttttaaatttttttttaaaattttttaatttttttttgaaaattattcatgccacgtgtcacatcaatattgtgccacgt contains:
- the LOC114176464 gene encoding uncharacterized protein LOC114176464 translates to MGNVDPQLPPLPNPNDWSIHDNKDDLVFPPIHHENLQILSPHSDHHTPQSPPSPSPFHSRIRGWTTIALQIFRSKLSSFRNKGAIWSIGVPAAALLMFCWIITAAKKKRTLTPNEARLISIVKQKEQKIAQLLNQIAQMNEILIDRHKALAAKVD
- the LOC114175529 gene encoding LOW QUALITY PROTEIN: probable receptor-like protein kinase At5g61350 (The sequence of the model RefSeq protein was modified relative to this genomic sequence to represent the inferred CDS: deleted 2 bases in 1 codon), translated to MGVENKGTRLKPTFILFLVILHLFLSTLTKCSFTPHVNYLLDCGSSHPTQLTDGRTFKSDRETISLLATDEDVQISLHSNISPFVPSSFLPLYQTARVFQEEPTYSFYISKTGRLWVRLYFFPLSNPSYNLTSAVFSVQTTHHVLLHEFSARNNDSPVFKEYLVNISDNSFSLKFKPKKNSFAFINAIEVVSAPDTLISDSATALSPLDKFKGLFNSALEVSYRINVGGPTITPDDDTLARTWETDGSYNIFPQGSETISVSKQGIKYPHTRVTPLIAPNLVYASAVHVKNATATRPNFNLSWMVSVDRSNSYLIRMHLCDIILSKSLNHLYLNVYINGIEGVSVLNLSSQTKALATAFYQDFVLNKRDITNGSILVQVGPTHLPQGTTDAILNGFEVMKISNIADSLDGLYSVDGKYKGPCSTSMEIKILAYVGLALAVTTIMLLVITCIRWKKRPQGVLLPIHSPISCSRKSSCGGSTTSSSRKSNKHGHRVTPQGPKRFFPFGEMQQATNNFDENKVIGVGGFGKVYLGTLKDGTKVAIRRGSGNSEQGINEFRTELEMLSKLRHRHLVSLIGFCDENSEMVLVYEYMANGPFRSHIYGFDLPYLSWQKRLEICIGAARGLYYLHTGAAQSITHRDVKTTNILLDENYIAKVSDFGLSKVVPDEAQVSTAVKGSFGYLDPEYYRSQQLTQKSDIYSFGVVVFEVLCARPVICLTHPAEEINLAEWAKKQHRRGVVNEIIDPRIVVTINPQSLSVFVEIAERCLADRGVDRPSMGDVLWHLEYALRLQEAASRIDQVEDKDASIDTNEDNSVSFSEIDNLEER